From Cronobacter turicensis z3032, the proteins below share one genomic window:
- the pptA gene encoding Tautomerase pptA, translating into MPHIDVKFFPRDLSDAQQQALADELTQVIVKHLQSKESSVSVALNEVQPEQWKNDVWDKEIAPQLDTLARKPGYEM; encoded by the coding sequence ATGCCGCATATTGATGTGAAGTTCTTTCCGCGCGATCTCAGCGATGCGCAACAGCAGGCGCTTGCCGACGAGCTGACCCAGGTCATCGTAAAGCATCTGCAAAGCAAAGAGAGTTCGGTGTCGGTGGCGCTCAATGAAGTGCAGCCGGAGCAGTGGAAAAACGACGTATGGGATAAAGAGATAGCGCCGCAGCTCGACACGCTGGCGC
- the ampC gene encoding Beta-lactamase has protein sequence MTRAKSNALYAAAWRLVLSPETLIMTFFCASMRRGEPMKRKVSVLLMMIVLGSAAQAAPVSRPDDVVEPLMARYQIPGMAVAVSVNGETHFWHYGVASKATRKPVDEKTLFEIGSLSKTFTATLASAAQQEGKLDFSAPASRYLPALNGSAFDRVTLRHLATHTSGMPLFVPDDVKNTTQLMAWYRAWQPAQPVGTERVYSNLGIGMLGMITAKALDKPFSEAMEQGLLADFGMTHSFINVPDAAMDDYAQGYNKDDKPVRVTPGPLDAESYGLKSSSADLLRYLQIQLGERDVAPRWRQAINATHNGYYRSGEFTQGMMWEYYPWPSPLSRLVEGNSSQRIMKGLTATAIVPPEPAPQAAWYNKTGSTNGFSAYAVFIPEKRIALIMLANKWFPNDDRVRAAYDIIQELDK, from the coding sequence ATAACGCGCGCAAAATCCAACGCTTTATACGCGGCGGCATGGCGCCTTGTCTTGTCACCCGAAACCCTGATAATGACGTTTTTCTGTGCAAGCATGAGGCGAGGAGAGCCGATGAAACGCAAAGTCAGCGTGCTGTTAATGATGATAGTGCTCGGGAGCGCCGCGCAGGCCGCGCCCGTTTCGCGCCCGGATGATGTAGTCGAACCACTAATGGCGCGCTACCAGATCCCCGGTATGGCGGTGGCAGTTTCGGTGAACGGCGAGACCCATTTCTGGCATTACGGCGTGGCGTCGAAAGCGACGCGCAAACCGGTGGATGAAAAGACGCTTTTTGAAATCGGCTCGCTCAGTAAGACCTTTACCGCGACGCTGGCAAGCGCGGCGCAACAGGAGGGCAAACTCGATTTCAGCGCGCCCGCCAGCCGGTATCTGCCAGCACTCAATGGCAGCGCGTTCGACCGCGTGACGCTGCGTCATCTCGCCACGCACACCTCGGGGATGCCGCTGTTTGTACCGGATGACGTGAAAAACACCACGCAGCTGATGGCGTGGTATCGCGCCTGGCAGCCCGCGCAGCCGGTGGGGACCGAGCGCGTCTACTCGAATCTTGGGATTGGGATGCTCGGGATGATCACCGCGAAGGCGCTCGATAAGCCCTTCAGCGAGGCGATGGAGCAGGGACTGCTCGCGGATTTCGGTATGACGCACAGCTTTATCAACGTGCCGGATGCCGCGATGGACGACTACGCGCAGGGCTATAACAAAGACGATAAACCGGTGCGGGTCACGCCCGGCCCGCTGGATGCCGAATCCTACGGGCTGAAATCCAGTAGCGCCGATCTGCTGCGGTATCTGCAAATTCAGCTTGGCGAACGTGATGTTGCTCCGCGCTGGCGGCAGGCGATTAACGCCACGCACAACGGCTACTACCGCAGCGGCGAATTCACGCAGGGGATGATGTGGGAATATTATCCGTGGCCGTCGCCGCTCTCACGACTTGTGGAAGGCAACAGCAGCCAGCGCATCATGAAAGGGCTGACGGCGACCGCTATCGTGCCGCCGGAGCCTGCGCCGCAGGCGGCGTGGTATAACAAAACCGGCTCGACGAACGGGTTCTCTGCCTACGCGGTGTTTATTCCGGAAAAACGCATCGCGCTGATTATGCTCGCCAACAAGTGGTTCCCGAATGACGACCGCGTCAGAGCGGCTTATGACATTATTCAGGAACTCGATAAGTAG
- the nfnB gene encoding Oxygen-insensitive NAD(P)H nitroreductase yields the protein MPAAVTDGAAFNRETFMNLNEIIRTRHTSKAYDNSRKLTAEQQQELLDLLRFSPSSVNSQPWHFFAVTTEEGKQQILPALMDANQVKAKNAAMTVVFTIKEELNEAHLLQLLEKEQQDGRYDSDEARAGNDKGRRFFVGLNSQTPEQQREWMTRQAYLALGFLLLGAAAMGLDATPIEGFHPEKMDEVLGLKEKGLRSVVVATIGYRSDADFNATLPKSRLDQDVVITQL from the coding sequence CTGCCCGCGGCCGTCACGGACGGCGCGGCATTCAACCGGGAAACGTTTATGAACCTTAATGAAATTATCCGCACGCGCCATACCAGCAAAGCCTATGACAACAGCCGTAAGCTGACGGCAGAACAACAGCAGGAACTGCTGGATCTGCTGCGCTTTAGCCCCTCTTCCGTCAACTCCCAGCCGTGGCACTTTTTTGCCGTTACCACCGAGGAAGGCAAACAGCAGATCCTGCCGGCGCTGATGGACGCCAACCAGGTGAAGGCGAAGAACGCCGCCATGACTGTAGTCTTCACCATTAAAGAAGAGCTAAACGAAGCGCATCTGCTGCAGTTGCTGGAAAAAGAGCAGCAGGATGGCCGTTACGACAGCGACGAAGCGCGCGCCGGTAATGACAAAGGCCGCCGCTTTTTTGTGGGCCTGAACAGCCAGACCCCGGAGCAACAGCGCGAGTGGATGACCCGTCAGGCTTATCTGGCGCTCGGTTTCCTGCTGCTGGGCGCGGCCGCGATGGGCCTTGACGCGACCCCTATCGAAGGCTTCCACCCGGAGAAAATGGATGAAGTGCTGGGCCTGAAGGAAAAAGGTCTGCGTAGCGTGGTGGTGGCGACAATTGGTTATCGCAGCGATGCGGATTTCAACGCCACCCTGCCGAAATCCCGTCTGGACCAGGATGTGGTGATCACGCAGCTCTGA
- the ansP gene encoding L-asparagine permease codes for MVGLRRSVILARSGSDRITGKPMKTTKQNAAEHRAAKRRWLNSHEEGYHKAMGNRQVQMIAIGGAIGTGLFLGAGARLQAAGPSLALVYLVCGIFSFFILRALGELVLHRPSSGSFVSYAREFLGEKASYVAGWMYFVNWAMTGIVDITAVALYMHYWGAFGDVPQWVFALGALAIVGTMNLIGVKWFAEMEFWFALIKVLAIVVFLVVGVVFLGTGKPLDGNATGFHLITDNGGLFPHGLLPALVLVQGVVFAFASIELVGTAAGECKDPQTMVPKAINSVIWRIGLFYVGSVVLLVLLLPWNAYQAGQSPFVTVFSKLGVPYIGDIMNMVVLTAALSSLNSGLYSTGRILRSMSMGGSAPKFMSKMSKSQVPFAGILVTVCVYIVGVFLNYLVPSQVFEIVLNVASLGIISSWAFIVVCQMRLRKAIKEGKADDIAFKLPGAPFTSWLTLLFLAAVIVLMAFDYPNGTFTVASIPLIAVLLIAGWFGVRKRVAEIHSTAPQPHQE; via the coding sequence TTGGTTGGTTTACGGCGGTCGGTTATTTTGGCTCGTTCAGGTTCAGACAGGATTACAGGAAAACCAATGAAAACAACGAAGCAAAACGCGGCTGAGCATCGCGCCGCGAAACGACGCTGGTTGAACTCTCATGAAGAGGGTTATCACAAAGCGATGGGCAACCGTCAGGTGCAGATGATAGCCATCGGCGGCGCTATCGGCACCGGTCTGTTTTTAGGCGCGGGCGCGCGTCTTCAGGCGGCCGGGCCGTCGCTGGCGCTGGTGTATCTGGTGTGCGGTATTTTCTCGTTCTTTATCCTTCGTGCGTTGGGCGAGCTGGTGCTCCACCGCCCGTCGAGCGGCAGTTTTGTTTCTTACGCCCGTGAGTTTCTCGGCGAGAAAGCCTCCTACGTGGCAGGCTGGATGTATTTCGTTAACTGGGCGATGACCGGTATTGTCGATATCACCGCCGTGGCGCTCTATATGCACTACTGGGGCGCGTTCGGCGATGTGCCGCAGTGGGTCTTCGCGCTGGGCGCGCTGGCGATTGTCGGCACCATGAACCTGATTGGCGTGAAATGGTTCGCCGAAATGGAGTTCTGGTTTGCGCTTATCAAAGTGCTGGCCATCGTGGTGTTTCTGGTGGTCGGCGTGGTGTTTCTTGGCACCGGTAAACCGCTGGACGGCAACGCCACTGGTTTCCATCTGATAACCGATAACGGCGGCCTGTTCCCGCATGGCCTGCTGCCTGCGCTGGTGCTGGTTCAGGGCGTGGTCTTCGCCTTTGCGTCTATCGAGCTGGTCGGTACCGCCGCGGGCGAATGTAAAGACCCGCAGACGATGGTGCCGAAGGCGATTAACAGCGTTATCTGGCGTATCGGTTTGTTCTACGTCGGTTCCGTCGTGCTGCTGGTATTGCTGCTGCCGTGGAACGCCTACCAGGCGGGCCAGAGCCCGTTCGTCACCGTCTTCTCGAAGCTTGGCGTGCCGTATATCGGCGACATCATGAACATGGTGGTGCTGACCGCGGCGCTCTCCAGCCTGAACTCCGGCCTCTACTCCACCGGCCGTATCCTGCGCTCCATGTCGATGGGCGGTTCCGCGCCGAAGTTTATGTCGAAGATGAGCAAATCCCAGGTGCCGTTCGCCGGTATTCTGGTCACCGTTTGCGTCTACATCGTCGGCGTGTTCCTGAACTATCTGGTGCCGTCGCAGGTGTTTGAGATAGTCCTGAACGTCGCGTCGCTGGGCATTATCTCCTCCTGGGCGTTTATCGTGGTGTGCCAGATGCGCCTGCGTAAAGCTATCAAAGAAGGCAAAGCGGATGATATCGCCTTTAAGCTGCCGGGCGCGCCGTTTACGTCCTGGCTGACGCTGCTGTTCCTGGCCGCGGTCATCGTGCTGATGGCGTTTGACTACCCGAACGGCACCTTTACCGTCGCCTCCATACCGCTTATCGCTGTCCTGCTGATTGCGGGCTGGTTTGGCGTGCGTAAGCGCGTGGCAGAGATCCACAGCACCGCGCCGCAACCGCATCAGGAGTAA